A segment of the Psilocybe cubensis strain MGC-MH-2018 chromosome 5, whole genome shotgun sequence genome:
CGAATTAAAACCCATTCGTATTCTTGTATAGGCGCCAAAATATACATAATGCTAATAATTTGCATGCTAGTCGTCCGGGATATTATATTATGAAATTACAGTAATTAATGGTTCGATACACCATGAGGGAAACTATAGTCTCGAGTTTTTGGGAATTCCACGGATTGCCTGTCGGACGCCGAGGTCTCCCAACACATCTTCAGCTCCTCCAAGGATactgagagagagagagagggaaagaatcagcaagctgctcCATTAATTACTTGATGTAAAAACTTACGCATCGAATGGAACAGTGCGGTGGTACTGGTGACATGAGTATAGTTAATCAAACATATGGCAATGAAAACTTACGTGTTCAATGAACTCTCCCATCCCTATTATTTGTTGTGGTGAGtttcaaatcaaaaacagGATGTGTAAACCTAGCCTCACCTGTCCTGGTAATACCACGGCCACCGAAGATCTGGACAGCATCCGCAGCGGTTTCCTGAGCAGTGCGAGTGGCTTGCATCTTCAAAATACCGATGGGACTGTATCATCACATTAGTCAACGCGGTACGCAGCTATACAGTGCGAAAATTTATACCCAGCCAATTTGGCAGCTTGCTGCTTGTATGACTGTtatgcaaagaaaaaagcatCAGGGGCGTAAGAATGGAAAGACGCGGAAGATCATCTTACCATGTTGTTCATCTGGTAAGTGATGTTTTCGAGCCAGTTTTGGATGGTTTCCACTCGGGCAATCATTCCCGCAAGTTTGTGACGGATGACGGCTTGCGAGTGAAGAGGCTTGCCGAATGCCTTGCGCTGGTTGGTCCACCTATGCGGAAAATGTTAGGAGGAGAAAAACAACGGTGACTATCCCTTACTTGAGGCATTCCTCGACGACCAGACGCTGACTTCTGGCAGACGAGCAGATCATGACCCATCGCTCGTGGTTGAAGTTGCTGAGCATGACGAAGATTCCTCCGCCCTCAGGGCCGAGAGTGTTTTCAACAGGAACCTTGACATTGTCGAAGGAAATGAAGGCTGTTCCAGCGGTAGGAGACTGTCCTAAAATCAGTATTACGAAACTACTGATAAAAATTAATTTAACTCACGTAGCTCGTTTTAATGGGCTTTGTCTCTACACCCTCTCCTCTCTCAACGAGGATAACAGTGAAACCATCCTACAACGCTGTAAATAACACTGCATAAATGTGGGAAATACGACATACATCTGTCTTGCATCCAACAGTGAAGCTAGAAATATGATAAGTACTCCAATTAGCATGCGAAAGAAAAAACCATACTAGTGAGCGAATCTGTGGCGAACTGTACTTAGCAAAATCATTCAGCGCAAAACAATACAAAGGCACTTACGTTCCGTTGGTGATCCATTTCTTGGTACCGTTGATAATCCAGTGCTTTCCATCCTGGGTCTTGGTAGCAGTGGTTCGCAGACCAGCAACATCACTTCCTGCGAATGCCTCTGAAATGGCCAAGCAAATGGGTTTCTCTCCCGACAACACCTCGGGAACGACCTTGTCTCTGATAGCAGGGCTAGCGAAGTTGAGGACAGGAGGAAGTCCGATGACGGAACCAGCCATCAAGCCTGAGGGGTTGTATGAGAATTATGGACAACATGGAAATTAACAATGCTCACCATCTCCGTAGCCGCGCTTACCACAGCGGGCAAATTCTTGGGTAATGATCATCTGTGTATCGAGGTTCACTTTTTCTGTTCGGTGCATGGCCATGGATAAATACCTCGTGG
Coding sequences within it:
- a CDS encoding Acyl-CoA dehydrogenase apdG; the encoded protein is MATKEFKTYTHEEVAKHNKDTDLWVIIDGKVYDLTRFKNMHPGGASVLVDDEIAGKDATEAFYGLHKHEVILRPQYARLQVGVVEGEQSVITGKVPGELSKVPYAEPTWLSEGYKSPYYTENHRKFQKAVRKFIDEVISPDAALHEEDGKPPSKSVIEAMAKLNLHAMRMGPGKHLKGLELMGGIVKPEEFDYFHEMIITQEFARCGKRGYGDGLMAGSVIGLPPVLNFASPAIRDKVVPEVLSGEKPICLAISEAFAGSDVAGLRTTATKTQDGKHWIINGTKKWITNGTFTVGCKTDDGFTVILVERGEGVETKPIKTSYSPTAGTAFISFDNVKVPVENTLGPEGGGIFVMLSNFNHERWVMICSSARSQRLVVEECLKWTNQRKAFGKPLHSQAVIRHKLAGMIARVETIQNWLENITYQMNNMSYKQQAAKLAGPIGILKMQATRTAQETAADAVQIFGGRGITRTGMGEFIEHYHRTVPFDAILGGAEDVLGDLGVRQAIRGIPKNSRL